One part of the Algibacter sp. L1A34 genome encodes these proteins:
- a CDS encoding RagB/SusD family nutrient uptake outer membrane protein yields MKRNIIKIFIMVPMIFATLASCSDYLDLEPKDDLIQQEFWNNKEQVSSAVAGCYASMNQSGFTDRVLKWGEFRAEMMVSSGGGLENIMKNYMVPSDGLTNWSTFYATINYCNLVLEFSDDAQAQDKTFSIAELNTFKAEAITIRSLAYLILVKNFKEVPLVLTATATNQINFYPVKNTEQEVLDQIISDLTSAVDDLNLGYSESPAHDKGRMTKGAALAILADAYLWNEQYTECITATQSLIDLGRYSLVDGDEWFNSIFFEGNSSEGIFELQFSDISSTLRNSFQLGGNYVAYQGIAELYMEFPDDIRGNLATFDLNTNTVFKYAGVDQTGEYRGSDEYYNNFIFYRYADVLLMQAEAYILSAENKNLDQANTLISQVHERAVGIPLGVTIDEVSLLNALLLERQKEFAFEGKRWYDLLRFARRDNFQDQDLIINLVDFKSGADDYEQILSYYSDSDSYFLPIYQSELDLNDNLVQNPYYDN; encoded by the coding sequence ATGAAAAGAAACATAATTAAAATATTTATAATGGTTCCCATGATTTTTGCAACACTAGCATCGTGTAGTGATTATTTAGATCTTGAACCAAAAGACGATTTAATCCAACAAGAGTTTTGGAATAATAAAGAACAGGTGAGTTCGGCTGTTGCTGGATGTTATGCATCTATGAACCAATCGGGGTTTACCGATAGAGTATTAAAATGGGGCGAATTTAGAGCAGAAATGATGGTGTCTTCTGGTGGAGGTTTAGAGAACATCATGAAAAATTATATGGTTCCTTCAGATGGTTTAACAAACTGGAGTACCTTTTATGCTACTATTAACTACTGTAATTTAGTATTGGAGTTTTCAGATGATGCGCAAGCACAAGATAAAACGTTTTCTATTGCTGAATTAAATACATTTAAAGCCGAGGCGATTACTATTCGGTCTTTAGCATATTTAATCTTGGTAAAAAACTTTAAGGAAGTGCCATTAGTTTTAACGGCAACAGCAACAAATCAAATTAATTTTTATCCGGTAAAAAACACAGAGCAAGAAGTTTTAGATCAAATTATTAGTGATTTAACGTCTGCGGTTGATGATTTAAATCTTGGATATTCAGAATCTCCAGCTCATGATAAAGGAAGAATGACTAAAGGCGCTGCTTTAGCTATATTGGCAGATGCTTATTTATGGAACGAGCAGTACACAGAATGTATTACGGCTACGCAAAGTTTAATAGATTTAGGACGTTATAGTTTAGTGGATGGAGACGAGTGGTTTAATAGTATCTTTTTTGAAGGTAATTCAAGCGAAGGTATTTTCGAACTTCAGTTTAGTGATATTTCATCAACACTTAGAAATTCTTTTCAATTGGGAGGTAATTATGTGGCATATCAAGGTATAGCTGAGTTATACATGGAATTCCCTGATGATATTCGTGGAAATTTAGCAACTTTCGATCTAAATACTAATACTGTTTTTAAATATGCTGGTGTAGATCAAACTGGTGAATATCGTGGTAGTGACGAGTATTATAACAACTTTATTTTTTATCGTTATGCCGATGTTTTATTGATGCAGGCCGAAGCTTATATTTTATCTGCTGAGAATAAGAATTTAGATCAAGCAAATACTCTTATAAGTCAAGTACATGAACGTGCCGTTGGTATACCCTTGGGTGTAACTATAGATGAAGTCTCTTTATTAAATGCTCTATTATTAGAACGTCAAAAAGAATTTGCTTTCGAAGGGAAACGCTGGTATGATTTATTACGTTTTGCACGTCGTGATAATTTTCAAGACCAAGATCTTATTATTAATTTGGTTGATTTTAAATCCGGTGCAGACGATTACGAACAAATTTTGAGTTATTACTCAGATTCAGATTCGTATTTTTTACCAATTTATCAATCTGAACTTGATTTAAATGATAATTTAGTGCAGAATCCATATTACGATAACTAA
- a CDS encoding SusC/RagA family TonB-linked outer membrane protein, giving the protein MKDKYRSYSYVLMIVCVLFSALSMSAQKQVNISGTIISESDGQPLTGATIAEKDKNNRIINGVVADFNGNYSIKMVDASNVLTYSYIGFLTKTVEPGSKTLIDIALKEDVAQLDAIIVRGTKKVFNGDFEMEKRRIATAMETISTKELAETVSGGVVDQLQGRLSGVDIVASSGEPGAGLSIRIRGTSSLNASSEPLIVINGVPYETEIDSGFDFSTADEDQYAAMIGVSPDDISEISVLKDAAATAQYGSRAANGVLLIKTKRGTKGKARFSYSYKGSVARQPDGISMLNGDQYSTLIKDEFIATNGTFPLDAEGISTEGAFTQDPTYKDYNLYNKNINWLDEITQTGNTNEHFLSVSGGGEKSSYRVSGSYKNQKGTTVGSGFKLFTARAILDYNISDKITIASELSYSHGSLDRSYQKDNSLGQANLRSLALIKMPNQSIYQVDENGNLTDEYFTPATSVQGDDGLTYYNPVAMARLSKNNTENNRITPVFRFSYKPNKQFNFQSIISFDINVDKRSVFVPEEAIGVAWTNSGANRSTFYDGEFFVMRTDNKLIWVPELGDKHSFLSSFSFQTFEKTSQGYTAVASNSPSSDIQTPIANIRIEGSGNSLNSTFQKNTTIGANFAFNYAYLDRYILSGGIRQEGNSKFGSNYRYGTFPSVAAKWILSDEPFMESVEFVDEIGFRASYGENGNSPGVNYGSYNTYKTYNYTYLGEPAVIPNSMELTDLRWETTIQKNFGVTYSFFDRKISGDIEVYQKDTKDLLTKNTAIPSTSGFSNIPYLNLGDVSNKGIEFNVRAKIINNKDFGLDFSFNVARNVNIVTRLTEAQTTDDGDWRTTGSGGYEKRIQEGNPIGSFYGFRYLGVFSTSEDLVARDGSGDIIYDLDGTPKNLVFNKTREFKAGEAMYEDVNKDGNINELDVVYLGNANPLLFGGFGPTIRYKNFQLNASFNYRYNQKLMNIARMNTESMDSYDNQSTAVLRRWRFEGDETDIPGASYNNPVNTLGSDRFMEDASFLRMKYITLRYNLPKPFINKLNFTNASIYVTGTNLLTFTKYTGVDPEGGTSSDWTRLGYDSEQTPRSQQITVGVNLSF; this is encoded by the coding sequence ATGAAGGATAAATACAGGTCATATTCATATGTCTTAATGATAGTATGTGTATTGTTTTCGGCGCTAAGTATGTCGGCACAAAAACAAGTAAACATATCAGGAACGATAATATCAGAATCAGATGGGCAACCGTTAACGGGAGCAACCATTGCAGAGAAAGATAAAAATAATCGAATTATTAATGGTGTAGTTGCCGATTTTAATGGTAATTATTCTATTAAAATGGTAGATGCTAGTAATGTTTTAACCTATTCCTATATTGGGTTTCTTACAAAAACAGTTGAGCCAGGAAGTAAAACCTTAATTGATATTGCATTAAAAGAAGATGTAGCACAATTAGATGCTATTATTGTACGTGGTACAAAAAAAGTGTTCAACGGAGATTTCGAAATGGAAAAACGTAGAATTGCTACGGCTATGGAAACCATTTCAACTAAAGAACTAGCAGAGACGGTATCTGGGGGTGTTGTCGATCAATTACAAGGACGTTTAAGTGGGGTGGATATTGTAGCTAGTTCGGGAGAGCCAGGTGCTGGTTTATCTATCCGTATTCGTGGAACATCATCTTTAAACGCATCATCAGAACCTTTAATTGTAATTAATGGAGTGCCTTATGAAACAGAAATTGACTCAGGTTTTGATTTTTCTACAGCAGATGAGGATCAATATGCTGCCATGATTGGAGTATCACCAGATGATATTTCAGAAATTTCAGTTTTAAAAGATGCAGCAGCAACGGCACAATATGGGTCGCGTGCAGCAAACGGCGTATTATTGATTAAAACCAAACGTGGAACTAAGGGTAAAGCAAGGTTTTCTTATAGCTATAAAGGGAGTGTTGCAAGACAACCCGATGGAATCTCTATGTTAAATGGAGATCAATATTCTACCTTAATAAAGGATGAATTTATTGCTACAAACGGTACTTTTCCTCTTGATGCAGAAGGTATTAGTACAGAAGGCGCATTTACGCAAGATCCAACATATAAAGATTACAACTTGTACAACAAAAATATTAACTGGTTGGACGAAATTACCCAAACAGGGAACACCAATGAGCACTTTTTAAGTGTATCTGGTGGTGGTGAAAAATCATCATACCGTGTATCTGGGAGTTATAAAAACCAAAAAGGAACAACGGTTGGTAGTGGATTTAAGTTGTTTACTGCACGTGCTATTTTAGATTATAATATTTCGGATAAAATTACTATTGCTTCCGAGTTATCTTATAGTCACGGGTCTTTAGATCGTTCATACCAAAAAGATAACAGCTTAGGTCAAGCTAATTTAAGGTCTTTAGCTTTAATTAAAATGCCAAACCAGTCTATTTATCAGGTTGATGAAAATGGTAATTTAACCGATGAGTATTTTACACCAGCAACTTCGGTTCAAGGGGATGATGGGCTTACTTATTATAACCCTGTTGCTATGGCTAGACTGTCTAAAAATAATACCGAGAATAACAGAATTACACCGGTTTTTAGATTTAGTTATAAACCCAATAAACAATTTAATTTCCAGTCTATCATTTCATTTGATATTAATGTAGATAAGCGATCTGTATTTGTACCAGAGGAAGCTATTGGAGTAGCATGGACAAATTCAGGAGCAAATAGGTCTACCTTTTATGATGGTGAATTTTTTGTAATGCGTACCGATAATAAATTGATATGGGTGCCGGAATTAGGTGATAAACATTCTTTTTTATCAAGTTTTTCTTTTCAAACATTCGAAAAAACAAGTCAAGGCTATACTGCAGTAGCTAGTAATAGTCCAAGTAGTGATATACAAACGCCTATTGCTAATATTAGAATTGAGGGGTCTGGAAACTCATTAAATTCTACTTTTCAGAAAAACACAACTATTGGTGCTAATTTTGCTTTTAACTATGCCTACTTAGATCGTTATATTTTAAGTGGTGGTATTAGACAAGAAGGGAATTCAAAATTTGGTAGTAATTATCGATATGGAACCTTTCCTAGTGTTGCTGCAAAATGGATTTTATCTGATGAACCTTTTATGGAATCAGTAGAATTTGTAGACGAGATAGGATTTCGTGCTAGTTATGGTGAAAATGGGAACTCGCCAGGTGTAAACTATGGTTCGTATAACACTTACAAAACATATAACTATACGTATTTAGGTGAGCCTGCAGTTATTCCAAACAGTATGGAATTAACAGATTTGCGTTGGGAAACTACAATTCAAAAAAACTTTGGGGTTACTTACTCATTTTTTGATCGTAAAATTAGTGGAGATATAGAGGTCTATCAAAAAGATACTAAAGATTTATTAACCAAAAACACGGCAATACCTTCAACTTCTGGGTTTTCAAATATCCCATATCTAAATTTAGGTGATGTTAGTAACAAAGGTATTGAGTTTAATGTAAGAGCTAAAATTATAAATAATAAAGATTTTGGATTAGATTTCAGCTTTAATGTAGCACGTAATGTTAATATTGTTACACGACTTACAGAAGCTCAAACAACAGACGATGGTGATTGGCGTACAACAGGCTCTGGAGGGTATGAAAAAAGAATTCAAGAAGGGAATCCAATTGGGTCTTTTTATGGCTTCCGTTATTTAGGGGTGTTTAGTACCTCAGAGGATTTAGTTGCTCGTGATGGCAGTGGCGATATTATTTATGATTTGGACGGAACACCTAAAAATTTAGTATTTAATAAAACTAGAGAATTTAAAGCTGGAGAAGCCATGTATGAAGATGTTAATAAAGATGGAAATATTAATGAACTTGATGTGGTGTATTTAGGTAATGCCAACCCGTTACTGTTTGGTGGATTTGGCCCTACTATTCGTTATAAAAACTTTCAATTAAATGCGTCTTTTAACTATAGATATAATCAAAAGTTAATGAATATAGCGCGTATGAATACAGAAAGTATGGATAGCTATGATAATCAAAGTACGGCAGTATTACGCCGTTGGAGATTTGAAGGTGATGAAACTGATATACCAGGCGCTAGTTATAATAATCCTGTTAATACTTTAGGGTCTGATCGTTTTATGGAAGATGCTTCTTTTTTAAGAATGAAATACATTACCTTAAGATATAACCTTCCAAAACCGTTTATTAATAAATTGAATTTTACAAATGCATCGATTTATGTTACAGGAACCAATTTACTAACGTTTACAAAATATACAGGCGTAGATCCTGAAGGCGGAACAAGTAGCGATTGGACAAGATTAGGTTACGACTCGGAACAAACACCAAGATCGCAACAAATAACCGTAGGTGTAAATTTATCATTTTAA